A genomic segment from Nicotiana tabacum cultivar K326 chromosome 9, ASM71507v2, whole genome shotgun sequence encodes:
- the LOC107765021 gene encoding uncharacterized protein LOC107765021 isoform X2 → MANDATSGRKNKDNASNNSENKLVGKGSSSRGSGNTDGSTRSSVLETSSKQKALSPASTRKSERLEMRTPSTPPAKRKSVRLEQQNNPTPLKRSERCSSTSRSRYLGRESNSSITKKEENREKTAKKLTTEFENVSTSKKNAAASVGLKRKRLDGRTYKLLFKKQYKGGTASDHCEDDGIDGEHGSKSPSSLLREEDLVAPEERGILFNEQKSLHIHLKAEIAKLFGVIKVSEVIKHTAEKFLEYIMENHRVSKEPETILQAFQISLSWIAASIAKQKIDKDDIFLLVKQQLQFRCTKEEANNVYLKLRSLKKIFLQRLDQNAPRYPISSVKSVKEEPYKGSMSQTVVSTLLNVKTDIKDRLLDKGFSGEGSVIPKEKLMDSQREKVFKKVQCRLDRQISMLGQKQQEKIEEFHRIWEKKKEELEKEYRMEIAVLRSIHGQTAATKDRQKALETEFARKMEEHKCLKDKQLKELEANFSAMRNEEMHNSHYAVDELHLLGSDSGDGMRCSEESLNVSDSNPKTVTPVCGQHVELQCPDNVVSGMHGDVTASDAPASSQDEWHVLPVLSTNVFEASVSEEQAEITTTGRALVAAIEQSNEAGNSGGSGEEIACKVPLLSKEHTGEVASDERSQDCSLEISEAPLNKVVEHDQISEINNINQELGTENNIPENNSDSLTVDGNQRDEISFVDGNQLTPEESPADLPCLEAVPSSDNACSLRQNSVHLDECSRSSGDNGSHDNNVLLSGNQIGIQTELISGRTINNTSEAMLADSCGQHRTVGADVPIATHHTHRESASQTHVERNFIPIPGSSPHAAEPLHQAVSPAGENLVPRASVVSNISVTCNQSILPAVSRVHPQSITDLRASSQNTETAFQLVHSSAELSSQAVSQHNVNVAFFQGSNNMPVHPAHQMATWNSALPFHSDPLHIIWERAHKEREQVTKGHEDMKLHLRAECEKEIEVVAASIRKKYDLKLQEAEAAYLLKKNELDMNQKIVLMNKALANAFRFKCIDLEVTGRPVMQEVVPPAYMQHQVWWQHSLRSSPMTGSSSASEQASALACLRSSPISGLSSARLPVGGQPTPVPYLPVADYSIHSGGTSRPTLRSPPAADQQTAAFSHSTAFPTGIVTRPPLISIISPSRGNPRLGGDIRAPAPHLQPFRVPTSTLVSSSSTLPNGVQGHPRPVKVAASSCSHPQLSSLRSTSVPLQVLHHEIQPPIVPQLAVNLSNSGSTSLDHGLGGMPAIQNAYLSARELLLDMENQSRANRPNFMLPLSDIGCNIDSVDLSDFHSLGSVQGGSSSAGKATNVPVRKSQKLWRSRKITDKIAVLQKLVSPRAKADAAASVLHEAYNSIKALQDQIQNLCNMESTSHNSDSLFHAQNSRGEQIDLQSKGICVVPLPVSLMQKLTDEDVFSENMQS, encoded by the exons ATGGCTAATGATGCTACATCTGGGAGAAAAAATAAGGACAATGCGAGTAATAACTCAGAGAACAAACTGGTTGGTAAAGGATCATCAAGTCGTGGTTCTGGAAATACAGATGGATCCACAAGAAGCTCAGTTCTGGAAACCTCATCGAAACAAAAGGCTTTAAGCCCTGCAAGTACAAGGAAGTCTGAGCGCCTAGAGATGCGAACACCATCTACTCCTCCTGCTAAGAGGAAATCTGTGAGACTTGAACAACAGAATAATCCGACACCCTTAAAAAGGTCTGAGAGGTGCTCTTCTACATCAAGATCAAGGTACTTAGGGAGAGAATCCAATTCGTCTATTACAAAGAAGGAGGAGAACCGAGAGAAGACTGCGAAGAAGCTGACAACAGAATTTGAAAATGTTAGCACTAGCAAGAAAAATGCTGCAGCATCTGTTGGCTTAAAAAGGAAGAGACTGGATGGCAGAACTTACAAATTATTATTCAAAAAGCAATATAAAGGAGGTACTGCATCGG ATCATTGTGAAGATGATGGTATTGATGGGGAGCATGGTTCTAAATCTCCATCTAGTTTGTTGCGTGAGGAAGACCTGGTTGCGCCTGAAGAAAGAGGAATCCTGTTCAATGAGCAGAAGAGCCTCCATATCCATCTAAAAGCTGAGATTGCAAAACTTTTTGGAGTGATAAAAGTTTCG GAAGTCATCAAGCATACTGCAGAAAAATTTCTGGAATATATTATGGAGAATCATCGTGTTAGTAAGGAACCTGAAACAATTTTGCAGGCTTTCCAGATATCTCTG TCTTGGATTGCAGCTTCAATCGCGAAGCAAAAGATTGACAAAGACGATATATTCTTGCTCGTAAAACAACAGTTACAGTTTAGATGCACTAAAGAAGAGGCAAACAATGTCTATCTGAAGCTGCGTTCCTTAAAGAAGATATTTTTGCAGAGATTGGATCAGAATGCTCCAAGATATCCTATATCATCAGTGAAATCTGTTAAAGAAGAGCCATACAAGGGAAGCATGTCGCAAACAGTAGTATCTACCCTACTGAATGTGAAAACCGATATCAAAGACAGGTTACTAGATAAAGGATTCAGTGGTGAAGGCAGTGTAATTCCTAAGGAAAAACTTATGGATAGTCAAAGGGAAAAGGTCTTTAAGAAGGTTCAGTGCAGACTTGACAGGCAAATATCCATGCTGGGACAAAAGCAACAAGAAAAAATTGAGGAGTTCCATAGAATCTgggagaagaaaaaggaagagctAGAGAAGGAGTACAGAATGGAGATAGCTGTTCTTCGCTCTATACATGGTCAGACTGCAGCAACTAAGGATAGACAAAAAGCATTAGAAACTGAGTTTGCAAGGAAAATGGAAGAGCACAAATGCCTTAAGGACAAGCAACTCAAAGAGCTTGAGGCTAATTTCTCTGCTATGAGGAATGAGGAGATGCATAATTCCCATTATGCGGTTGATGAGCTCCATTTGCTTGGATCTGATTCTGGGGACGGCATGAGGTGCTCCGAGGAAAGTTTAAATGTCTCTGACAGTAATCCCAAGACTGTTACCCCTGTATGTGGACAGCATGTTGAGTTACAGTGTCCGGACAATGTTGTCTCTGGCATGCATGGTGACGTGACAGCATCTGATGCACCTGCATCTTCTCAAGACGAGTGGCATGTTCTTCCTGTTCTATCTACTAATGTCTTCGAAGCTTCAGTTTCAGAAGAGCAAGCTGAGATCACCACCACGGGGAGAGCATTGGTTGCTGCAATTGAGCAGTCCAATGAAGCAGGTAATTCAGGTGGCAGTGGAGAGGAAATTGCTTGTAAGGTTCCTCTACTTTCCAAAGAACATACTGGTGAAGTCGCATCAGACGAGCGAAGTCAAGACTGTTCACTGGAAATATCTGAAGCTCCTCTTAACAAAGTTGTGGAACATGATCAAATTTCTGAAATAAATAACATTAATCAAGAACTGGGTACAGAAAATAATATTCCGGAAAATAATTCTGATTCACTAACTGTTGATGGAAACCAGAGAGACGAAATTAGCTTCGTTGATGGAAACCAATTAACTCCAGAGGAATCGCCAGCAGACTTGCCTTGTTTAGAAGCAGTTCCTTCTTCCGATAATGCTTGTTCTTTGCGGCAAAATTCT GTACATTTGGATGAATGTTCCCGGTCTTCAGGAGATAATGGATCACATGATAATAATGTGCTACTTAGTGGAAACCAGATTGGAATACAAACTGAACTTATTTCTGGACGGACTATAAACAACACTTCTGAAGCAATGTTAGCTGACAGTTGTGGGCAACATCGTACAGTAGGTGCTGATGTTCCCATTGCCACTCACCATACTCACAGAGAGAGTGCATCTCAAACCCATGTTGAAAGAAACTTTATTCCAATCCCTGGATCCTCCCCCCATGCAGCAGAACCTTTACATCAAGCTGTTTCTCCAGCTGGGGAAAATCTGGTGCCTCGTGCATCTGTTGTCTCAAACATAAGTGTTACTTGCAATCAATCAATCTTACCAGCAGTCAGCAGAGTGCATCCTCAATCCATTACTGATCTTCGTGCATCTTCTCAGAATACTGAAACTGCGTTTCAATTGGTTCATAGTTCCGCTGAGCTTTCTAGTCAAGCAGTCTCTCAACATAACGTTAATGTTGCCTTTTTTCAAGGATCTAACAATATGCCAGTGCATCCTGCCCATCAGATGGCCACTTGGAATTCAGCTCTTCCTTTCCATTCTGATCCCCTTCATATCATATGGGAAAGGGCACATAAAGAAAGAGAACAAGTGACAAAAGGCCACGAGGATATG AAATTGCATCTGAGAGCTGAGTGCGAGAAGGAAATAGAGGTTGTTGCTGCATCAATTCGTAAGAAATATGATTTAAAGCTTCAGGAGGCTGAGGCAGCATATCTTTTGAAGAAGAATGAGCTTGATATGAATCAGAAAATAGTTCTCATGAATAAGGCTCTGGCTAATGCTTTCAGATTTAAATGCATAGATCTTGAAGTTACTGGGCGTCCAGTTATGCAGGAag TTGTGCCTCCTGCTTATATGCAGCATCAGGTATGGTGGCAGCATAGTTTGAGGTCTTCTCCTATGACTGGTTCATCTTCTGCCAGCGAGCAAGCTTCAGCCCTAGCTTGTTTAAGATCTTCCCCAATCAGTGGTTTGTCTTCAGCTCGCCTACCTGTGGGGGGCCAGCCGACTCCTGTCCCATATTTACCAGTTGCTGATTATTCAATACATTCTGGGGGAACCTCTCGGCCTACATTAAGATCTCCACCTGCAGCTGATCAGCAGACTGCTGCTTTTAGTCATTCAACAGCATTTCCTACAGGAATTGTAACCCGGCCGCCTCTCATTAGCATAATCAGCCCTTCCAGGGGTAATCCTCGATTAGGTGGCGATATTCGTGCTCCAGCCCCTCATCTTCAGCCTTTCAGGGTACCTACATCAACCCTTGTTAGCAGCTCATCGACCCTTCCAAACGGTGTGCAAGGTCATCCACGACCTGTTAAGGTGGCTGCATCATCATGTTCACATCCGCAACTTTCATCTCTACGATCAACATCAGTCCCATTGCAAGTTTTGCATCATGAAATACAGCCACCCATAGTGCCACAATTAGCTGTAAATCTTTCGAATTCTGGGAGTACATCATTGGACCATGGACTTGGAGGAATGCCTGCTATACAGAATGCATATCTCTCTGCACGGGAATTGCTTCTAGACATGGAGAATCAATCTCGTGCAAACAGGCCTAATTTTATGCTACCTTTATCAGATATTGGCTGTAACATTGATTCAGTAGACCTATCTGACTTTCATTCACTGGGCAGTGTACAGGGAGGTTCTTCCTCTGCTGGGAAAGCTACTAAT GTGCCAGTGAGGAAAAGCCAGAAGCTCTGGAGAAGCCGGAAGATAACGGACAAGATTGCAGTGCTGCAAAAGCTAGTTTCTCCCCGTGCCAAG